One window of the Leptospira koniambonensis genome contains the following:
- a CDS encoding class 1 isoprenoid biosynthesis enzyme, translating into MQRLDFGLSDNPGEAEEFCKLLNRSALSICYGLPISLRTEAVLFLYKYSQNSVAEGFNFLRKYYSPSYSILYWINESAHALPWENPWLTLLLESHSSALLLHSLDDHLTDGSLRANHIILQLRTEAWTRYAQSSKLFGREVHDGVLIVEEFIDRYFKSIVDLGIAESLEAHLSRFRSQMGIWSLQPYLLARSFFSKDQAELVKRMYESFGVAWRLLDDYQDLSEDLENEDISSMIYFLPEDKRQDWKRNKKQEILGLLEENQLERQISDLINSYLNEASKLAEELHLPKYSNSLLSLKITEPSRA; encoded by the coding sequence ATGCAAAGGCTTGATTTCGGTCTTTCGGATAACCCCGGAGAGGCGGAAGAATTCTGCAAGTTACTGAATCGTTCTGCTTTAAGTATTTGTTATGGATTGCCAATTTCTCTCAGAACAGAGGCGGTCTTATTCTTATATAAATATTCCCAAAATAGCGTAGCCGAGGGTTTTAATTTTTTAAGAAAATATTATAGTCCAAGTTATTCTATCTTGTATTGGATTAACGAATCCGCTCATGCCTTGCCTTGGGAAAATCCTTGGCTGACATTACTGCTTGAATCTCATTCTTCTGCGTTATTACTTCATTCTTTAGATGATCATTTAACAGATGGTTCTTTAAGAGCGAATCATATCATTCTGCAGCTTAGGACCGAGGCTTGGACCAGATATGCTCAATCTAGTAAATTATTTGGTAGAGAAGTGCATGATGGTGTTTTGATTGTGGAGGAATTCATAGATAGATATTTTAAATCCATTGTAGATCTAGGAATTGCAGAAAGTTTAGAGGCTCATCTTTCCAGATTTCGTTCTCAAATGGGGATTTGGTCCCTGCAGCCATACTTACTTGCCAGATCTTTTTTTTCTAAGGACCAAGCAGAACTTGTGAAAAGAATGTATGAGTCTTTCGGCGTAGCTTGGAGACTTTTAGACGATTATCAGGATTTAAGTGAGGATTTGGAGAATGAAGACATTTCTTCTATGATCTATTTTCTTCCGGAAGATAAAAGGCAAGATTGGAAAAGAAATAAAAAGCAGGAAATTTTAGGACTTTTAGAAGAAAATCAATTAGAGAGACAGATCTCTGATCTAATTAATTCATATTTAAACGAAGCCTCTAAACTTGCCGAAGAACTACATTTGCCTAAATATTCAAACTCCTTACTTTCTTTAAAAATTACGGAACCAAGCCGTGCCTGA
- the thiC gene encoding phosphomethylpyrimidine synthase ThiC: MESNQTTTPFEIPRKEIRLSNGSVYSAYTTEGPWKDGWNPSDWKAGIPKLRAEWVQRRNSGPSPVQNHSQMYFAKQGLITEEMKYVALREGMDPEFVRSEIARGRAIIPSNKNHPELEPMIIGKNFLVKINANIGNSALSSSIEEEVEKLRWSIKWGADTVMDLSTGKNIHETREWIIRNSPVPIGTVPIYQALEKVKGKAENLNLSVFLETLEEQAEQGVDYFTIHSGVLLRYIPLTSKRVTGIVSRGGSIIAKWCLAHHEENFLYTGFEEICKVMKKYGVSFSLGDGLRPGSIADANDEAQFSELRTLGELTQIAWKEDIQVMIEGPGHVPLDKIKENVDLQMEICKEAPFYTLGPLVTDIAPGYDHITSAIGAAMIGWHGTAMLCYVTPKEHLGLPDKEDVKQGVIAYKIAAHAADLAKGHPGAKERDDLLSKARFEFRWDDQFALSLDPDTAQSFHDETLPQDRMKTAHFCSMCGPHFCSMHLTQELRKYAEEKGISDEKAMEEGFKEKSEEFLNKGGTVYVSSE, encoded by the coding sequence ATGGAATCCAATCAAACTACAACTCCATTCGAAATTCCTCGAAAAGAGATACGCTTAAGCAACGGATCCGTTTACAGCGCTTATACTACAGAAGGCCCTTGGAAAGATGGCTGGAATCCTTCCGATTGGAAAGCGGGGATCCCTAAACTTAGGGCAGAATGGGTCCAGAGAAGAAATTCGGGTCCTTCTCCGGTCCAAAATCATTCCCAAATGTATTTCGCAAAACAGGGATTGATAACCGAAGAAATGAAATATGTGGCGCTTCGAGAAGGAATGGATCCTGAATTTGTAAGAAGTGAGATCGCCAGAGGAAGAGCGATCATTCCGTCTAACAAAAACCATCCTGAGCTCGAGCCAATGATCATTGGTAAAAACTTTCTAGTGAAAATTAACGCAAATATTGGTAACTCTGCTCTTTCTTCTTCCATCGAAGAAGAAGTGGAGAAGTTAAGATGGTCCATTAAATGGGGAGCTGATACCGTGATGGATCTTTCCACAGGAAAAAATATCCATGAGACTAGAGAATGGATTATCCGTAATTCCCCAGTCCCAATCGGTACTGTTCCAATCTACCAGGCTTTGGAAAAAGTAAAAGGTAAGGCTGAAAATTTAAATCTTTCCGTATTTTTAGAAACATTGGAAGAGCAGGCGGAACAAGGAGTGGATTACTTTACAATTCACTCAGGAGTCCTTCTTCGATATATTCCCCTCACTTCTAAAAGAGTAACAGGTATTGTTTCCAGAGGTGGTTCTATCATTGCAAAATGGTGTTTGGCCCATCACGAGGAAAATTTTCTATACACTGGTTTTGAAGAGATCTGCAAGGTGATGAAAAAATATGGAGTGTCTTTCTCTTTAGGTGATGGTTTACGCCCAGGAAGTATTGCAGATGCAAACGACGAGGCACAATTCTCTGAATTAAGAACATTAGGAGAACTTACTCAAATTGCTTGGAAAGAAGATATCCAAGTAATGATAGAAGGCCCAGGACATGTTCCGCTGGATAAGATCAAGGAGAATGTGGACTTGCAGATGGAAATTTGTAAGGAAGCTCCATTTTATACATTAGGGCCTCTAGTAACTGATATTGCACCTGGTTATGATCATATCACTTCCGCGATTGGAGCTGCAATGATTGGATGGCATGGAACTGCAATGCTTTGTTATGTAACTCCTAAAGAACATTTGGGACTTCCTGATAAAGAAGATGTAAAACAAGGGGTAATTGCTTATAAGATCGCTGCTCATGCGGCTGATCTTGCAAAAGGACACCCTGGCGCTAAAGAAAGAGATGATCTATTGAGTAAGGCCAGATTCGAATTCAGATGGGACGATCAGTTCGCACTTTCCTTGGATCCAGATACTGCTCAGTCATTTCATGATGAGACACTTCCCCAAGATAGAATGAAAACTGCACATTTTTGTTCTATGTGCGGCCCTCATTTCTGCTCTATGCATTTGACCCAGGAGCTTAGAAAATACGCGGAAGAGAAAGGGATTTCGGACGAGAAGGCAATGGAAGAAGGTTTCAAAGAAAAATCGGAAGAATTCTTAAATAAAGGCGGAACTGTATACGTCTCCTCCGAGTAG
- a CDS encoding porin OmpL1, translating to MVRNITKALLVFAVLCSSFGLSAKSYITGGLGLQFDLGSLGDTIATDGLDSSSSYATTDSKGTTTGVLPRRAIIPENRLLSLQHTTNGLISAKTSGAMSGLVLSLGYEHDFGKAFFWRVNAHYTRKVMGGETTAKFLGQTFYDITWDYHAIQIPFNIGIKLNVTEDSSFYIGAGVHYFNGGWSLQGSNRLSDVHDALVGAGVTNSTILGLVADGTDPAANWEKTTFQVSGVAPNWLIGAQSRISDKGHIYMEVETLFSFKYGIAHPSSVGGIAGLAPSVAYPQVLGGNQYRFGYKHEL from the coding sequence ATGGTTCGTAACATCACGAAAGCTTTGTTAGTTTTCGCCGTACTTTGTTCTTCATTCGGCTTAAGCGCAAAGTCTTACATCACTGGAGGCCTCGGTCTTCAATTTGACCTTGGATCATTGGGCGATACAATTGCAACCGACGGTTTGGACTCTTCCAGCAGTTATGCTACTACAGATTCCAAAGGGACTACTACAGGAGTTCTTCCTCGTCGTGCAATCATCCCTGAAAACCGCTTACTCAGTCTACAGCACACTACAAACGGATTGATCAGCGCTAAAACTAGCGGTGCAATGTCCGGTCTTGTTCTTTCCTTAGGTTACGAGCATGATTTCGGAAAAGCATTCTTCTGGAGAGTAAACGCACACTACACTCGTAAAGTTATGGGTGGAGAGACTACTGCAAAATTCTTAGGACAAACCTTCTACGATATCACTTGGGATTATCACGCAATCCAAATTCCATTTAACATAGGTATCAAATTGAATGTAACTGAAGATTCTAGCTTCTATATCGGAGCTGGGGTTCACTACTTCAATGGTGGATGGAGTCTTCAAGGAAGCAACCGTTTGAGCGATGTTCATGATGCTCTTGTTGGAGCTGGTGTTACCAACTCTACTATCTTAGGACTTGTAGCAGATGGAACTGATCCTGCTGCAAACTGGGAAAAAACAACATTCCAAGTTTCCGGAGTGGCTCCAAACTGGTTGATCGGAGCTCAATCCAGAATTTCCGACAAAGGTCATATCTATATGGAAGTTGAGACTCTATTCTCCTTCAAATACGGTATTGCTCACCCATCTTCTGTTGGTGGAATCGCAGGTTTAGCACCTTCCGTTGCTTATCCTCAAGTTCTTGGTGGAAACCAGTACAGATTCGGATACAAACACGAACTCTAA
- a CDS encoding porin OmpL1 produces MIKTARRTFLILLFLIPGIYLNAKSYVMGSAGLQFDLGDLGSTIATDGLDSSSNYATMDSTNTTPGVLPRRAVIPENRLLTLQHSSNGLISAKTSGAMTGLVLSLGYEQDFGKTFFWRVNAHYTRKVMGGDTEAKFAGQSFYHMTWDYNAIQIPVNVGIKLSVSEDASIYIGAGVHYFKGGWSLAGNNRLNDVHELLVAAGITDTTVLGLVADGTDPSANWENTKFNVSGIAPNWLFGAQARISDKGHIYMEMETLFSFKYGIAHPTSEGGIIGLAPSVAYPQVLGGNQYRFGYKHEI; encoded by the coding sequence ATGATAAAAACCGCCAGAAGAACATTTCTGATCCTTCTATTCCTAATACCTGGAATTTACTTAAATGCAAAATCTTACGTGATGGGTAGTGCAGGACTACAATTTGATTTAGGGGATTTAGGAAGCACTATCGCGACTGATGGTTTAGATTCCTCCAGCAATTATGCAACTATGGACAGCACGAACACTACTCCCGGAGTTCTTCCTCGTAGAGCAGTCATTCCTGAAAACCGTCTACTCACATTACAACATTCTTCTAATGGATTAATAAGTGCTAAAACTAGCGGTGCAATGACTGGACTTGTACTTTCCTTAGGTTATGAGCAAGACTTTGGAAAAACATTCTTCTGGAGAGTAAACGCACATTATACCCGCAAAGTTATGGGCGGAGATACAGAAGCGAAATTCGCAGGACAATCTTTCTATCATATGACCTGGGACTATAATGCTATCCAAATTCCAGTAAACGTTGGGATCAAACTTTCAGTTTCAGAAGATGCTTCCATTTATATTGGAGCAGGAGTTCACTACTTTAAAGGTGGATGGAGTTTAGCTGGGAATAATCGTTTGAATGATGTTCATGAACTACTAGTTGCTGCGGGTATAACAGATACAACAGTACTTGGTTTAGTTGCAGATGGAACAGATCCTTCTGCCAATTGGGAAAACACAAAATTTAATGTCTCCGGAATTGCACCCAACTGGCTATTTGGTGCACAGGCAAGAATATCAGATAAGGGTCATATATATATGGAAATGGAAACTTTGTTTTCCTTCAAATATGGAATTGCTCATCCTACCTCTGAAGGTGGAATTATAGGTTTAGCACCAAGTGTTGCATATCCTCAAGTTTTAGGTGGCAACCAATATAGATTCGGATATAAACACGAGATCTGA
- a CDS encoding DUF3365 domain-containing protein, whose product MKSSKLDRVCLNLSQDYYINWQKRIGSHYRFVKFSRLFHSEGIYFRAFIICISLASLSFCVREEDAERKAILMKLFSESEESLTKDLKDSIRKKGSLASLVTCRTFSEEKEKNLIFTYPRLDIRRVSERSRNPDHLPKDWEIRALSEWKEFGSKENPAFIFSESLPKSLHFMRPIYVNDPVCLKCHGAADQITSELKTEIKRLYPKDGSFGYKLGDLIGAYSASWGRL is encoded by the coding sequence GTGAAATCTTCCAAATTGGATAGAGTTTGTCTAAACTTATCGCAAGATTATTATATTAATTGGCAAAAACGGATTGGATCGCATTATCGTTTTGTGAAATTCTCCAGATTATTTCATTCGGAAGGGATTTATTTTCGAGCTTTCATTATCTGCATAAGCTTGGCTTCATTATCATTCTGTGTTAGAGAAGAGGATGCAGAAAGGAAAGCAATTCTCATGAAACTCTTCTCCGAATCTGAAGAGAGTTTAACGAAAGATTTAAAGGACTCGATCCGTAAAAAAGGAAGTCTTGCTTCTCTTGTGACCTGCCGTACTTTCTCGGAAGAAAAAGAGAAGAATCTTATATTCACATATCCTAGATTAGATATTCGAAGGGTCTCGGAAAGAAGTCGGAACCCTGATCATCTGCCGAAGGATTGGGAAATAAGAGCGCTTTCCGAATGGAAAGAGTTCGGTTCTAAGGAAAATCCTGCATTCATATTTTCAGAGAGCTTACCAAAGTCTCTTCATTTCATGCGACCGATCTATGTAAATGATCCCGTTTGTCTAAAATGCCATGGAGCAGCAGACCAGATCACTAGTGAGTTGAAAACCGAAATTAAAAGATTGTATCCAAAGGATGGATCCTTCGGATACAAATTAGGAGACCTTATCGGAGCTTATTCAGCTTCTTGGGGGCGTTTATAA
- the lsa14 gene encoding adhesin Lsa14: MKVKLLIFSCFLFIGFANCTGANFGNTIGATPNTNPTKNYGFVLGLSPLVTKGAYLIHSGDIPGQIGFGAEANLTGTACSRSILNLIAFGDSSLAAAKENGKINKIAAVNYEQFAILEGVYHSFCTVITGSAGSSTPSSTIPVLSADPNLTPKKR; encoded by the coding sequence ATGAAGGTTAAATTACTTATTTTCAGCTGTTTTTTATTCATTGGATTTGCCAATTGCACCGGTGCAAATTTTGGGAATACTATAGGAGCTACTCCAAACACAAATCCCACTAAAAATTATGGATTCGTGTTAGGCTTAAGCCCTCTTGTTACTAAAGGAGCCTACTTAATTCATAGTGGGGATATACCCGGCCAGATCGGCTTCGGAGCGGAAGCGAACTTAACTGGAACAGCTTGCAGCCGAAGTATTCTCAACTTAATCGCTTTCGGTGATTCATCATTAGCGGCCGCTAAAGAAAATGGAAAGATCAATAAGATCGCGGCGGTCAATTATGAGCAGTTTGCAATTTTAGAAGGTGTTTACCATAGCTTTTGTACGGTGATTACAGGTAGTGCTGGTTCTAGCACGCCATCATCCACAATTCCAGTTCTTTCCGCTGATCCAAACCTAACTCCAAAGAAAAGATAA
- a CDS encoding TRL-like family protein: MKHITIKILIAVGIILGSFTNCSNGPVGGFIYAGTEFPGEFNTLNNVASVKKAEGCTRSVLGLVTWGDSGVGQIALANKITKIATIDHSTMSVLTLVYRNYCTIVVGE, translated from the coding sequence ATGAAACATATAACGATCAAAATATTAATTGCCGTGGGAATCATACTAGGCTCTTTCACGAATTGTTCAAATGGACCAGTAGGAGGGTTTATCTATGCTGGAACTGAATTTCCAGGTGAATTCAACACACTGAATAATGTAGCCTCTGTCAAAAAAGCTGAAGGTTGCACGAGAAGCGTCCTGGGTCTTGTTACTTGGGGCGACTCCGGGGTAGGTCAAATTGCTTTAGCAAATAAAATAACAAAAATAGCAACGATAGATCATTCTACAATGTCTGTTCTAACTTTAGTTTATAGAAATTATTGCACCATCGTTGTGGGAGAATAA
- a CDS encoding TRL domain-containing protein, giving the protein MKKTIFLILISFSSFASFNCATSILPAAIFGSAEYHVSGTPTGGPTDAKILKSGQSCNIYSLLNVFFYSGGEGSIIEAAQKAGIKKIAVVDKSVLSVFAPIFSRECVVVYGE; this is encoded by the coding sequence ATGAAAAAGACAATATTTTTAATATTAATTTCCTTTAGCTCTTTTGCTTCATTCAATTGTGCAACAAGTATCTTGCCTGCAGCAATTTTTGGTTCAGCAGAATATCATGTCTCTGGAACTCCTACCGGAGGACCAACTGATGCAAAAATCCTAAAAAGCGGTCAGTCTTGTAACATTTACTCACTTTTGAATGTTTTCTTCTATTCAGGCGGAGAAGGAAGCATTATCGAAGCGGCGCAAAAAGCAGGAATCAAGAAAATTGCAGTAGTTGATAAAAGTGTACTATCAGTTTTCGCACCTATTTTTTCGAGAGAGTGTGTAGTAGTTTACGGAGAATAA
- a CDS encoding protein-L-isoaspartate O-methyltransferase family protein encodes MENPDLGFVSKFDDEGTVLARERMVRTQILERGIKDPNLLSAFLKVPRHIFLPEKFREYSYDDKAVPIGEEQTISQPYIVAYIADQLQVRSGDIILEIGTGSGYLAAILDSLGAKLISSEIIPELYERSLEVLESWSPGFTKRNKILFGDALLLTQTKGKFSKFVSSACFPKIPGPGSLVFESLPEEGTAVLPVEWKEEVQYLLTLRKKQNHFEETNRLPVKFVPLLGRIDLV; translated from the coding sequence ATGGAAAATCCTGATTTAGGCTTCGTCTCCAAATTTGATGATGAGGGGACTGTTCTTGCAAGAGAGAGAATGGTTCGAACCCAAATTTTAGAAAGAGGGATCAAGGACCCAAATTTACTTTCTGCATTTCTAAAAGTTCCCAGACATATTTTCCTTCCTGAAAAATTTAGAGAATATTCTTACGATGATAAAGCAGTTCCGATCGGTGAAGAACAAACTATCTCCCAACCATATATAGTCGCCTATATCGCTGATCAACTCCAGGTTAGATCCGGAGATATAATTTTAGAAATAGGCACAGGTTCTGGATATTTAGCCGCAATTTTAGATTCGCTCGGAGCAAAACTGATCTCATCAGAGATCATTCCTGAATTATACGAACGATCTTTAGAAGTTTTAGAAAGTTGGTCTCCAGGGTTTACTAAAAGAAATAAGATCCTATTTGGAGACGCGTTACTCCTCACTCAAACAAAAGGGAAATTTTCCAAGTTTGTGTCTTCTGCATGTTTCCCAAAAATCCCAGGACCCGGAAGTTTAGTCTTTGAATCTCTACCGGAAGAAGGGACCGCCGTTCTTCCGGTAGAATGGAAAGAAGAAGTACAATATCTTCTTACATTAAGAAAAAAACAAAATCACTTTGAAGAAACAAACAGATTGCCTGTGAAGTTTGTTCCCCTTTTAGGGAGAATAGATTTGGTTTGA
- the coaE gene encoding dephospho-CoA kinase (Dephospho-CoA kinase (CoaE) performs the final step in coenzyme A biosynthesis.), with protein sequence MTRSSLRTDGTFLVGITGMIGGGKSTAARILEELGGVRISADEIARKYTDPDSPISKELIDSLGPEILDEFGKIDRKRIATLVFGNPEKLKILNSLTHPRIRKEFLEVLGGLKEASLVLWEVPLLFETDSYTLCDATVCVISDPEVSLERTVKRDGISKEEAEARAKSQLSLQEKAKKADYSIKNTGDLLDLRKECEYLYAELKGRMK encoded by the coding sequence ATGACTCGGTCCTCTCTTAGAACTGACGGGACTTTTCTTGTCGGGATCACTGGGATGATCGGTGGAGGCAAATCCACTGCTGCTCGGATCTTAGAAGAGTTGGGCGGAGTTAGGATCAGTGCTGACGAGATTGCACGTAAATATACGGATCCAGACAGCCCGATCTCTAAGGAACTGATAGATTCCTTGGGTCCAGAAATCCTGGATGAGTTTGGTAAGATAGATCGAAAAAGGATCGCCACGTTGGTATTCGGTAATCCCGAAAAACTCAAGATCCTAAACTCTTTGACCCATCCAAGGATACGTAAGGAGTTTTTGGAAGTTCTGGGTGGCTTGAAAGAAGCAAGCCTGGTGCTGTGGGAAGTCCCACTTCTATTTGAAACCGACTCCTATACACTTTGTGATGCTACTGTTTGTGTGATCTCAGACCCCGAAGTTTCTTTAGAAAGGACAGTAAAAAGGGACGGGATCAGCAAAGAAGAAGCGGAAGCCAGGGCAAAAAGCCAGCTTTCACTTCAGGAAAAAGCGAAGAAGGCCGACTATTCCATTAAGAACACAGGGGATTTGCTGGACCTTCGTAAAGAATGCGAATATTTGTACGCTGAGTTAAAAGGAAGAATGAAATGA
- a CDS encoding SPOR domain-containing protein — protein sequence MKEKIFYVINLDNKRISLLSLFLVGLLFSFFFLGVSVGRKRGQVQDDLALNSNRDNIQSLSSSTVNQAMEESSATSNIKKEEEVKFRNLPPGAEVVDLRSDISPAKKEEPSKIEVEAPSSSHPEKKLVRKEKESKKSVHTSPRKAAVHKADNDFFVQVAAFKTKEKADELKSSLGGKSYVKKTKNGYFTVRMGNFPSKDDAEKSMKKLPGNLKENALVSKE from the coding sequence ATGAAGGAAAAAATTTTCTACGTCATCAATCTGGACAATAAAAGGATCTCCCTACTCTCTCTATTTTTAGTGGGACTTCTTTTTTCATTCTTCTTCTTAGGAGTTTCCGTAGGTAGAAAGAGAGGCCAAGTGCAAGACGACCTGGCTCTGAACTCCAATAGAGATAATATACAATCCTTATCTTCTTCCACAGTAAACCAAGCTATGGAAGAATCATCGGCGACTTCTAATATTAAAAAAGAAGAAGAAGTTAAATTTAGAAATCTTCCTCCTGGTGCAGAAGTTGTGGACCTAAGATCTGATATTTCTCCTGCAAAAAAAGAAGAACCATCTAAAATAGAAGTAGAAGCTCCATCTTCTTCTCATCCTGAAAAAAAATTAGTTCGGAAAGAAAAGGAATCCAAGAAATCAGTCCATACTTCTCCTCGTAAGGCGGCAGTCCACAAGGCTGATAATGATTTTTTTGTCCAAGTAGCGGCGTTCAAGACTAAAGAAAAGGCAGATGAACTCAAGTCGTCTTTAGGTGGGAAGTCCTACGTGAAAAAAACCAAAAACGGTTATTTTACTGTTCGTATGGGAAATTTTCCGTCCAAAGATGACGCTGAAAAATCCATGAAAAAACTTCCGGGCAACTTGAAAGAAAACGCTTTGGTCTCTAAGGAATAA
- a CDS encoding FFLEELY motif protein gives MDLKELEPVRLAVVRSTIERLRHTYSDLLTSIKGYDGIPSFFENNLYAPTNKEERDNALESLYEKLKTVAGKSMTDNIHQIILLNKLTDSLDFDTAKVVIENNLMENGEIPQESLYAALGATGRFEDRRAQISMVGDTLKFFFSLSKLPMVKLIMAPIKVAASMVGATSLVDTMEAGYNLSSKIKDLQPFIDSFIDRENRLLGKLINGEKHEPIQF, from the coding sequence ATGGATCTGAAAGAACTCGAACCAGTTCGTCTTGCCGTTGTCAGATCCACAATCGAAAGATTGCGTCATACATATTCGGATCTTTTAACATCGATTAAGGGATACGACGGAATTCCTTCCTTTTTCGAAAACAATCTTTATGCTCCTACCAATAAAGAAGAAAGAGATAATGCACTCGAAAGTTTATACGAAAAATTGAAAACGGTCGCGGGTAAGTCCATGACCGACAATATCCATCAGATTATTCTACTAAACAAACTCACCGATTCGTTAGATTTCGATACTGCAAAAGTAGTGATCGAAAACAATCTAATGGAGAATGGAGAAATTCCTCAAGAAAGCCTTTATGCAGCCTTGGGTGCGACCGGCAGATTCGAAGATAGAAGAGCTCAGATCAGCATGGTGGGAGATACTCTAAAGTTTTTCTTCTCTCTTTCAAAACTTCCTATGGTAAAACTCATCATGGCACCGATCAAAGTTGCAGCATCCATGGTAGGAGCTACTTCTTTAGTAGATACTATGGAAGCAGGTTATAATCTATCTTCAAAGATAAAAGATTTACAACCATTCATTGATTCATTTATAGATAGAGAAAACAGACTTTTAGGTAAACTGATCAACGGCGAAAAACACGAGCCGATCCAATTTTAA
- a CDS encoding CPBP family intramembrane glutamic endopeptidase produces MKNKIHPFLGAFGLCVLVIAIGFGIGILFAILQSAANLNLDAKIIAAVGNSASFGLAIWFGLKISEKDYTEVLRLRSPKVLEVISFAITAIGFSFLLSEVDNLFSMYFPKPDFIINLFQGLFDGENVFLAAILLSVVAPLTEEFMFRGVILDKFLRKYSVISSFLLSSFLFGLIHMNPWQFIGSSILGIYMAWVVYKTDSIWNSIVIHAVFNGIPLIVLHGLKLEIPGFSAPVVGKIQILQPLWLDLLGLLITCFGLSLTFFLFRSRNEKTV; encoded by the coding sequence GTGAAAAATAAAATTCATCCATTCTTAGGAGCATTCGGTCTTTGCGTTTTAGTTATAGCTATAGGTTTTGGAATAGGGATCCTGTTTGCGATCCTTCAATCCGCAGCAAATTTGAATTTAGACGCAAAGATTATCGCGGCAGTTGGAAACTCAGCTTCTTTTGGTCTGGCAATTTGGTTCGGTCTTAAAATTTCTGAAAAAGATTATACGGAAGTTTTAAGACTCAGATCTCCAAAAGTTTTAGAAGTAATCAGTTTTGCGATCACTGCAATTGGTTTTTCCTTTCTTCTTTCCGAAGTGGATAATCTGTTTTCGATGTATTTTCCTAAACCGGATTTCATTATAAACTTATTCCAAGGATTGTTCGATGGTGAGAATGTATTCTTAGCCGCGATCTTACTTTCTGTAGTAGCTCCACTCACCGAAGAATTCATGTTTAGAGGAGTGATCTTAGATAAATTTTTAAGAAAGTATTCTGTAATATCTTCTTTCCTTCTCTCTTCTTTTTTATTCGGGCTAATCCATATGAACCCTTGGCAATTTATCGGATCCAGTATCTTAGGTATCTATATGGCTTGGGTGGTCTATAAAACAGATTCGATCTGGAACTCTATTGTAATTCATGCAGTCTTTAACGGAATTCCTCTTATCGTACTACACGGATTGAAACTCGAGATCCCGGGTTTTTCAGCACCAGTTGTCGGAAAAATTCAGATCCTACAACCTCTCTGGCTAGACCTTTTGGGTTTACTGATTACTTGTTTTGGGCTATCTTTAACATTCTTTTTATTTAGAAGCAGGAACGAAAAAACCGTATAA